In Streptomyces sp. NBC_01426, one genomic interval encodes:
- a CDS encoding glycoside hydrolase family 13 protein gives MTQHLADALPTTTGTQPGWWREAVIYQVYPRSFADSNGDGMGDLEGIRSRLPYLKELGVDAVWLSPFYASPQADAGYDVADYRAIDPMFGTLHDADAVIREAHALGLRIIVDLVPNHCSDQHEWFKQALREGPGTPLRERFHFRPGQGADGSLPPNDWESIFGGPAWTRVEDGEWYLHLFAPEQPDFNWEHPAVQDEFRSILRFWLDLGADGFRIDVAHGLVKAPGLPDLGRDEQLKLLGNQVLPFFDQDGVHEIYRSWRTVLDEYAGDRIGVAEAWTPSADRTALYLRPDELHQAFNFHYLNTGWDAEALRSAIDDSLDAMRPVGAPTTWVLSNHDVVRHVTRYGGGARGLARARAAALLMLALPGSAYVYQGEELGLPEVVDLPDAVRQDPSFFKENGQDGLRDGCRVPIPWSGEEAPYGFGSGGSWLPQPADWAGLSVAAQTGDPHSTLELYRAALRIRRERDDLGAGDSVHWLEAPEGVLAFRRGAFTCTVNTTGEPVRMPLPGTALLASAELTDPDVLPGDTAVWWQG, from the coding sequence ATGACCCAGCACCTCGCCGACGCCCTCCCCACCACGACCGGTACCCAGCCCGGCTGGTGGAGAGAAGCGGTGATCTACCAGGTCTATCCACGCAGCTTCGCCGACTCCAACGGGGACGGCATGGGGGACCTCGAAGGCATCCGGAGCCGACTGCCCTACCTCAAGGAACTGGGCGTCGACGCCGTCTGGCTCAGCCCCTTCTACGCCTCCCCGCAGGCCGACGCCGGATACGACGTCGCCGACTACCGGGCCATCGACCCCATGTTCGGCACCCTGCACGACGCCGACGCCGTGATCCGCGAAGCCCACGCCCTGGGCCTGCGCATCATCGTGGACCTCGTCCCCAACCACTGCTCCGACCAGCACGAATGGTTCAAGCAGGCACTCCGCGAAGGCCCCGGAACCCCCCTGCGCGAACGCTTCCACTTCCGGCCCGGCCAGGGCGCCGACGGCTCCCTGCCGCCCAACGACTGGGAATCGATCTTCGGCGGCCCCGCCTGGACCCGCGTCGAGGACGGCGAGTGGTACCTGCACCTCTTCGCACCCGAGCAGCCCGACTTCAACTGGGAACACCCCGCCGTCCAGGACGAGTTCCGCTCCATCCTGCGATTCTGGCTCGACCTCGGCGCAGACGGCTTCCGCATCGACGTCGCCCACGGCCTCGTCAAGGCCCCCGGCCTGCCCGACCTCGGCCGCGACGAACAACTCAAGCTCCTCGGCAACCAGGTCCTCCCCTTCTTCGACCAGGACGGCGTCCACGAGATCTACCGCTCCTGGCGCACCGTCCTCGACGAGTACGCCGGCGACCGCATCGGCGTCGCCGAGGCCTGGACCCCCAGCGCCGACCGCACCGCGCTGTACCTGCGCCCCGACGAACTCCACCAGGCCTTCAACTTCCACTACCTGAACACCGGTTGGGACGCCGAGGCGCTGCGCTCCGCCATCGACGACTCCCTCGACGCCATGCGCCCCGTGGGTGCGCCGACGACGTGGGTGCTGTCCAACCACGACGTGGTGCGGCACGTGACCCGGTACGGGGGCGGCGCGCGGGGTCTGGCCCGGGCGCGGGCCGCCGCGCTGCTGATGCTGGCGCTGCCCGGATCCGCGTACGTCTACCAGGGCGAGGAACTCGGCCTGCCCGAGGTCGTCGACCTCCCCGACGCCGTCCGCCAGGACCCGTCCTTCTTCAAGGAGAACGGCCAGGACGGACTCCGCGACGGCTGCCGCGTACCGATCCCGTGGTCGGGCGAGGAAGCCCCGTACGGCTTCGGCAGCGGCGGCAGCTGGCTGCCGCAGCCCGCCGACTGGGCCGGCCTGAGCGTCGCCGCGCAGACCGGCGACCCGCACTCCACGCTGGAGCTGTACCGGGCCGCGCTGCGCATCCGCCGCGAGCGCGACGACCTGGGCGCGGGCGACTCCGTCCACTGGCTGGAGGCCCCCGAAGGCGTACTGGCCTTCCGTCGCGGCGCGTTCACCTGCACGGTCAACACCACCGGGGAACCCGTACGCATGCCGCTGCCCGGCACGGCACTGCTGGCCAGCGCCGAGCTGACCGACCCGGACGTACTGCCCGGCGACACGGCGGTGTGGTGGCAGGGGTGA
- a CDS encoding LacI family DNA-binding transcriptional regulator: protein MAGVTNPLRLTDIAAQAQVSEATVSRVLNGKAGVAAGTRHKVLAALDLLGYERPVRLKRRSNGLVGLLIPELTNPIFPAFAQVIEQALAGHGYTPVLCTQTPGGATEDELVEQLEERGVTGIVFLSGLHADSSTDPSRYQRLAARGVPFVLINGFNEHVNAPFISPDDRAAADMAVRHLEDLGHRRIGLAIGPTRYVPSARKEAGFTAALPSAAAEGLIQRTLFTVEGGHAAGGALLDRGCTGIVCGSDPMALGVIRAARERGLRVPEDVSVVGFDDSPLIAFTDPPLTTVRQPVRAMATAAVGALLEAVSGTPVQRTEYVFQPELVVRGSTGQGPGD, encoded by the coding sequence GTGGCAGGGGTGACCAACCCCCTCAGGTTGACGGACATCGCCGCGCAGGCCCAGGTCAGCGAGGCGACCGTCAGCCGCGTCCTCAACGGGAAAGCGGGCGTCGCGGCCGGCACCCGGCACAAGGTGCTGGCCGCGCTCGACCTGCTGGGCTACGAACGCCCGGTGCGGCTCAAACGCCGCAGCAACGGCCTCGTGGGGCTGCTCATCCCGGAACTCACCAACCCCATCTTCCCGGCGTTCGCCCAGGTCATAGAGCAGGCGCTGGCGGGGCACGGGTACACACCGGTGCTCTGTACCCAGACACCGGGCGGGGCCACCGAGGACGAGCTGGTCGAGCAACTGGAGGAGCGGGGGGTCACCGGCATCGTCTTCCTGTCCGGCCTGCACGCGGACTCCTCCACCGACCCCTCGCGCTACCAACGGCTCGCCGCCCGGGGCGTGCCGTTCGTCCTGATCAACGGATTCAACGAGCACGTCAACGCGCCCTTCATCTCCCCGGACGACCGGGCGGCCGCCGACATGGCCGTCCGGCACCTGGAAGACCTCGGGCACCGCCGCATCGGCCTGGCCATCGGGCCGACGCGCTACGTCCCGTCGGCGCGCAAGGAAGCCGGCTTCACCGCCGCCCTGCCCTCGGCCGCCGCCGAAGGGCTCATCCAGCGCACCCTGTTCACCGTCGAGGGCGGCCACGCGGCGGGCGGAGCCCTGCTCGACCGCGGATGCACCGGCATCGTGTGCGGCAGCGACCCGATGGCGCTCGGTGTCATCCGCGCGGCCCGAGAGCGGGGACTGCGCGTACCGGAGGACGTGTCGGTCGTCGGCTTCGACGACTCCCCGCTGATCGCCTTCACGGACCCCCCGCTGACCACGGTCCGCCAACCGGTCCGCGCGATGGCGACGGCCGCGGTGGGCGCCCTGCTCGAAGCGGTGTCGGGAACGCCGGTCCAGCGCACGGAGTACGTCTTCCAACCAGAACTGGTGGTGAGAGGCTCGACGGGCCAGGGGCCGGGGGACTGA